The following are from one region of the Moritella sp. 24 genome:
- a CDS encoding FNR family transcription factor has product MALDKKIATRTTPSKCEIHCQNCSISQLCIPYSLNDSELDSLDQIIERKKPFQKHDEIFKAGDKVKSLYAIRSGSVKSYTITEQGDEQITGFHLAGDLIGFDGLSSGVHPSFSQALETSMVCEIPYDTLDDLIGKMPMLRRQVMRLMSGEIAADQEMILLLSKKNAEQRLAAFLNNLSVRFSERGFSPKEFRLTMTRGDIGNYLGLTVETISRLLGRFQTSEMIEVKGKYISIIDRESLATLAGKKDV; this is encoded by the coding sequence ATGGCCTTAGATAAAAAGATAGCAACACGAACGACGCCTTCAAAATGTGAAATTCACTGCCAGAATTGCAGTATTAGTCAGCTTTGCATACCATATTCTTTAAATGATTCAGAGTTAGATTCACTCGATCAAATTATTGAACGTAAAAAACCGTTTCAAAAGCATGATGAAATCTTCAAAGCTGGTGACAAAGTTAAATCACTTTACGCAATTCGTTCAGGTTCTGTTAAATCATACACAATCACTGAACAAGGTGATGAACAAATCACAGGTTTCCACCTTGCTGGTGATTTAATCGGTTTCGATGGTTTAAGCTCAGGTGTTCACCCTAGTTTTTCTCAAGCATTAGAAACTTCAATGGTTTGTGAAATCCCATACGACACACTGGATGACTTAATTGGTAAAATGCCAATGTTACGCCGTCAAGTGATGCGTTTAATGAGTGGTGAAATTGCTGCTGATCAAGAAATGATTTTATTATTAAGTAAAAAGAATGCCGAGCAACGTCTTGCAGCCTTCTTAAATAATTTATCAGTTCGTTTTTCTGAGCGTGGTTTTTCACCTAAAGAATTCCGTTTAACCATGACTCGTGGTGATATCGGTAACTACTTAGGTCTGACTGTTGAAACTATTAGTCGCTTACTTGGCCGTTTCCAAACAAGTGAAATGATTGAAGTAAAAGGGAAATATATCAGCATTATAGACCGTGAAAGTTTAGCAACACTTGCTGGTAAGAAAGACGTATAG
- the uspE gene encoding universal stress protein UspE: MNKYKNILVVADQVNTPQIALSRALYLASQQDNVSISLLLVIYDLSYELTSLFSSDERQSMQDAIVAEEKKSFMAQLSQDYPGANIKVKLVWHKRPFESILEEAKLNNHDLIVKSTHDHNKLSAVMFTPTDWHLLRKSECPVLLVKDHEWPVGGNIVAAIQVLETTSLSSDDDNSINERITQEALQLKELLNANIHLANAYPSTPEHISIEIPNFDAVAYNQEIEEHHKTSMYNHAEKFNVAKENVHIESGAPEDVIADVVQEVDAELVILGAPTRNGFSAFLIGNTAEMVIDSINCDLLALK; encoded by the coding sequence ATGAATAAATACAAAAATATTCTAGTGGTTGCAGATCAAGTTAATACACCGCAGATAGCATTATCTCGTGCATTGTATCTAGCCTCTCAACAAGATAACGTTTCAATTTCTCTTCTCCTTGTTATTTATGACCTTTCTTATGAATTAACTTCCCTTTTTTCAAGTGACGAACGACAATCAATGCAAGACGCCATTGTTGCCGAAGAAAAAAAGTCATTTATGGCGCAATTATCGCAAGACTATCCTGGTGCAAACATAAAGGTAAAACTGGTTTGGCATAAGCGTCCATTCGAATCGATATTAGAAGAAGCAAAGCTTAATAATCATGATTTAATTGTTAAAAGCACGCACGACCATAATAAACTCAGCGCTGTTATGTTTACCCCTACTGATTGGCATTTATTACGTAAAAGTGAGTGTCCGGTTTTATTGGTTAAAGATCATGAGTGGCCTGTTGGTGGAAATATTGTCGCAGCAATTCAAGTGCTTGAAACTACTAGCCTAAGTAGTGACGATGATAATTCAATTAACGAACGCATTACTCAAGAAGCGCTTCAGTTAAAAGAACTATTAAATGCGAATATTCATTTAGCGAATGCTTACCCAAGTACACCAGAACATATATCCATTGAAATCCCCAATTTCGATGCGGTTGCCTACAATCAAGAAATCGAAGAACACCATAAAACGTCTATGTACAATCATGCTGAAAAGTTTAATGTGGCAAAAGAAAATGTACACATCGAATCTGGTGCTCCGGAAGATGTTATTGCAGACGTGGTACAAGAAGTTGATGCTGAATTAGTTATCTTAGGCGCCCCTACTCGTAATGGATTTTCTGCTTTTCTTATCGGTAATACAGCGGAAATGGTGATTGATTCAATTAATTGCGACCTTCTTGCATTAAAATAA
- the ttcA gene encoding tRNA 2-thiocytidine(32) synthetase TtcA: MNPENFTALEKKQFAKLQKKLRHETGKAIVDYNMIEDGDRVMVCLSGGADSFTMLDILLQLQAAAPISFDIIAVNLDQKQPGFPEDILPNYLENLGIEYKIVQKDTYSIVKDKIPEGKTTCSLCSRLRRGILYNAAVDLGATKLALGHHADDIVETLFLNMFHGGKMKTMPPKLISDDKRNIVIRPLAYCRETDIKAYSAFKQFPIIPCNLCGSQENLQRQAVKAMLSQWDEANPGRVNNCFNAIRNVVPSHLADTNAFDFVNMDLERADELTEFDTAFDNEIEMIPVEDAKAGVEKFDPSEAITVIEL, from the coding sequence ATGAATCCTGAAAATTTTACTGCTTTAGAAAAAAAGCAATTTGCTAAACTGCAAAAAAAACTGCGCCATGAAACAGGTAAAGCAATCGTAGATTATAATATGATTGAAGATGGTGACAGAGTCATGGTTTGTTTATCTGGTGGCGCTGATAGTTTTACAATGCTTGATATTTTACTTCAATTACAAGCTGCTGCACCAATTAGCTTTGATATCATCGCAGTAAACCTAGATCAAAAACAACCTGGCTTTCCTGAAGATATTCTTCCTAATTATTTAGAAAATCTTGGTATTGAATACAAGATTGTTCAAAAAGATACTTACAGTATTGTAAAAGATAAAATTCCAGAAGGTAAAACGACTTGTAGCCTTTGCTCTCGTTTACGTCGCGGTATTCTTTATAATGCAGCTGTTGATTTAGGTGCTACAAAACTTGCACTGGGTCATCACGCTGACGATATTGTTGAAACATTATTCTTAAATATGTTCCACGGCGGCAAAATGAAAACGATGCCACCAAAACTTATCTCTGATGATAAACGTAACATCGTTATTCGCCCACTTGCGTATTGCCGTGAAACAGATATCAAAGCATATTCAGCGTTTAAACAATTCCCTATTATTCCTTGTAACCTGTGTGGTTCTCAAGAGAACTTACAACGCCAAGCTGTTAAAGCAATGCTTTCACAATGGGATGAAGCAAATCCTGGCCGTGTAAATAATTGTTTCAACGCAATTCGTAACGTTGTGCCAAGTCACTTAGCAGATACAAATGCATTTGATTTTGTAAACATGGATTTAGAACGTGCAGATGAACTTACTGAGTTTGATACTGCCTTCGATAATGAAATTGAAATGATTCCTGTTGAAGATGCTAAGGCTGGCGTTGAAAAATTTGATCCAAGTGAAGCTATCACTGTGATTGAATTATAA
- a CDS encoding DUF2987 domain-containing protein produces the protein MLNNHFIKVVLLSSLLVPSLSAQELVVGYDGFYNRIKNSKKEQYVNTKIGVFLNNSQTGKHCQIENAFINFEGEITDVEVGADSELMLPFNKQLRDDKAKLHVNVTDTASCDLAFQIMAAENDSVEFSTLSLVKQIEEFDLFLGNMAGYFGRMNLPMTVGVQFIFDEPVDAYTTSGTLFKSGKQISLSQDEIIRDKIAGIKFSKQPLRIVPLTEI, from the coding sequence ATGCTCAATAACCATTTCATTAAAGTGGTGCTTCTTTCTAGTCTTCTTGTTCCTTCTTTAAGCGCCCAAGAATTAGTCGTTGGTTATGATGGTTTTTATAACAGAATTAAAAATAGTAAAAAAGAACAATATGTTAATACTAAAATAGGTGTGTTTCTTAATAATAGCCAGACAGGTAAGCATTGCCAGATTGAAAACGCGTTTATTAATTTCGAAGGCGAGATTACAGATGTAGAAGTCGGCGCAGACTCTGAACTTATGCTACCTTTTAACAAACAATTACGCGATGACAAAGCAAAACTGCACGTTAATGTGACAGACACTGCGTCATGTGACCTCGCGTTTCAAATTATGGCAGCAGAAAATGACAGTGTGGAATTCTCTACACTATCGTTAGTGAAGCAAATTGAAGAGTTTGATTTATTTTTGGGTAACATGGCTGGCTATTTTGGTCGTATGAATTTACCAATGACAGTGGGTGTTCAGTTTATTTTTGATGAACCTGTTGATGCTTACACCACCAGCGGTACTTTATTTAAAAGTGGTAAACAAATTTCGTTGTCGCAAGATGAAATTATTCGCGATAAAATTGCGGGCATTAAATTCAGTAAGCAACCATTACGCATTGTTCCTTTAACTGAAATATAA
- the potA gene encoding spermidine/putrescine ABC transporter ATP-binding protein PotA — protein MLNKNQNSIIRLANAKKSFDNKLIINDLTLDIYDGEFVTILGPSGCGKTTALRVLAGLETLDSGDVYLEDKCITNVPAEKRNTNTVFQGYALFPHMTVFENIAFGLRMKKIAESDIKQRVDEILNIVKLTDFKDRQPAQLSGGQQQRVAIARAVVNRPKVLLLDESLSALDYKLRKEMQNELKMLQRKLNITFIFVTHDQEEALTMSDRIIVMNNGNVEQIGTPREIYETPINLFVAKFIGEINIFPAVIESCLDDNKYIANVHSCQYTITTELPLTQSQEINILLRPEDLRIKEIDDKATSAQITGHIIERNYKGMTLDSVIRLDSGERVQISEFFDEDDPDFDHSLGQKVAVSWVESWEVILKND, from the coding sequence ATGCTTAACAAAAATCAAAACTCAATCATTAGACTTGCTAACGCAAAAAAGTCATTTGATAACAAACTTATTATTAATGATTTAACGTTAGATATTTACGATGGCGAGTTCGTCACTATTTTAGGGCCTTCTGGTTGCGGAAAAACAACGGCATTACGTGTTCTTGCTGGGTTAGAAACGCTCGATAGCGGAGATGTTTATCTTGAAGATAAATGTATCACAAATGTCCCCGCAGAAAAGCGAAATACAAACACAGTGTTTCAAGGTTATGCACTATTCCCACACATGACCGTGTTTGAAAATATCGCGTTTGGTTTACGTATGAAAAAAATTGCGGAATCAGATATCAAACAACGCGTAGATGAAATACTGAATATTGTAAAGTTGACTGATTTTAAAGATCGTCAACCGGCACAACTTTCAGGCGGTCAGCAACAGCGAGTAGCCATTGCCCGTGCAGTTGTGAATCGACCAAAAGTATTACTGTTAGATGAATCTCTCAGTGCGTTAGATTATAAATTACGTAAAGAGATGCAGAACGAGCTTAAAATGCTGCAGCGTAAATTGAATATTACGTTTATATTTGTAACGCATGATCAAGAAGAAGCGTTAACGATGTCTGATCGCATCATCGTTATGAATAACGGTAATGTAGAACAAATCGGTACTCCTCGTGAAATTTACGAAACGCCGATAAACTTATTCGTGGCAAAGTTCATTGGTGAGATCAATATTTTCCCTGCTGTTATCGAATCTTGTTTAGACGACAACAAATACATCGCGAATGTACATAGTTGCCAGTATACGATTACCACTGAGTTACCATTAACGCAGAGCCAAGAAATTAATATATTACTTCGTCCTGAAGATCTTAGAATTAAAGAAATTGATGATAAGGCGACGTCGGCACAAATCACTGGGCATATTATTGAGCGAAACTATAAAGGAATGACATTAGATTCAGTTATTCGCTTAGATTCTGGTGAAAGAGTACAAATTAGTGAATTTTTTGATGAAGACGACCCTGACTTTGATCATAGCTTAGGCCAAAAGGTTGCGGTATCTTGGGTTGAAAGCTGGGAGGTTATCCTAAAAAATGATTAA
- the potB gene encoding spermidine/putrescine ABC transporter permease PotB yields MINSSLFKRFSIGLLLVWLSVFVLLPNIMIIITSFLTRDDANLISLTFTLDNYIRLFDPLYFKVLKHSVYMASIATLICLIIGYPFAYTIAQLPKKVRPVLLFLIIVPFWTNSLIRTYGIKILLAKKGLLNAFLLNLHIIDKPLKLMYTEFAVIFALVYILLPFMILPLYSSIEKIDKSLIEAAKDLGASKFTTFLKIELPLTMSGIIAGMLLVFLPAMGMFYIADLVGGAKNLLIGNTIKTQFLNIRDWPFGSAASITLTVFMAGLLYFYYKVGTSIKNRGNNA; encoded by the coding sequence ATGATTAATTCGTCGCTTTTTAAGCGTTTCTCTATCGGACTTTTATTGGTCTGGTTGAGTGTATTCGTTTTACTTCCAAATATAATGATCATTATCACTAGTTTTTTAACGCGTGATGATGCGAACTTAATCAGTTTAACGTTCACGTTAGATAATTACATTCGATTGTTTGATCCTTTATATTTCAAAGTATTAAAACATTCGGTGTACATGGCAAGTATTGCGACTTTAATTTGCTTAATTATTGGTTATCCTTTTGCCTATACGATTGCTCAGTTACCAAAAAAAGTAAGACCCGTTCTCTTATTTTTGATTATTGTCCCCTTCTGGACAAACTCATTAATTAGAACCTACGGTATCAAGATCTTATTAGCTAAAAAAGGACTACTAAACGCTTTTTTACTCAATTTACACATCATTGATAAACCGCTTAAGCTTATGTATACAGAGTTTGCCGTTATTTTTGCACTCGTTTATATCTTGTTACCGTTTATGATTTTGCCTTTGTATTCAAGTATTGAAAAAATTGATAAGAGTTTAATTGAAGCAGCAAAAGATCTTGGTGCATCTAAATTCACCACATTTTTAAAAATCGAATTACCTTTAACAATGTCAGGTATTATTGCGGGTATGCTATTAGTGTTTTTACCTGCGATGGGCATGTTCTATATTGCAGATCTTGTTGGTGGTGCTAAAAACTTATTAATTGGTAATACGATTAAAACACAATTTTTGAATATTCGAGATTGGCCATTTGGTTCTGCTGCAAGTATTACCTTAACAGTATTTATGGCTGGATTATTATACTTCTATTATAAAGTCGGCACGTCAATTAAGAATAGAGGTAACAATGCTTAA
- the potC gene encoding spermidine/putrescine ABC transporter permease PotC: protein MLKRHISKVLLLLVYIYLYTPIFILIANSFNASKYGLKWKGFTSKWYELLWNNDTLLQAAFNSLTIAVFASSIAVVIGTLGAVALFKHQFKGKKFISGLLFVVMMSPDIVMAISLLSLFIILGLDLGFVTLLIAHITFCIPFVVITVYSRLSNFDNSILEAGKDLGANEATIFKRIILPIAKPAIIASWLLSFTLSLDDVIVSSFVTGPSFEVLPLKIYSMVKVGVSPEVNALATMMILISISFVIAAALINKNDK, encoded by the coding sequence ATGCTTAAACGTCATATATCTAAAGTATTGTTATTATTGGTTTATATTTATTTGTATACACCAATATTTATTTTGATCGCAAATTCATTTAATGCGTCAAAATACGGTCTTAAATGGAAAGGTTTTACCTCAAAATGGTATGAGCTACTCTGGAATAACGACACGCTATTACAAGCTGCGTTTAATTCTCTTACGATTGCTGTTTTTGCATCATCGATTGCCGTTGTTATTGGTACATTAGGCGCTGTAGCCTTATTCAAGCATCAATTTAAAGGTAAAAAGTTTATATCTGGGCTACTCTTTGTTGTGATGATGTCACCTGATATTGTAATGGCCATTTCATTATTGTCGTTATTTATTATACTTGGCTTAGATCTTGGTTTTGTTACCTTGCTAATCGCACATATTACATTCTGTATTCCATTTGTTGTGATCACGGTTTACAGTCGCTTAAGTAATTTTGATAACTCGATATTAGAAGCCGGAAAAGATTTAGGTGCTAATGAAGCTACTATCTTTAAACGCATTATTTTACCGATTGCAAAACCTGCCATTATAGCAAGTTGGTTATTATCGTTTACGCTTTCACTAGATGATGTAATCGTTAGTTCATTTGTAACTGGCCCTAGTTTTGAAGTATTACCATTGAAAATATACTCAATGGTTAAAGTAGGTGTTTCACCAGAGGTTAATGCATTAGCAACGATGATGATTTTGATATCTATCTCGTTTGTTATAGCTGCGGCCCTTATTAATAAAAACGATAAATAG
- a CDS encoding extracellular solute-binding protein — translation MFKSTMKCIATALLFSSSAYATTINFYNWSEYIPPGLLSRFTEETGIKVVYSTYESNESMYAKLKTYDKNGYDLVVPSTYFISKMTKEGMLQEIDHKKLTNYANLDPSLLNKEYDLGNRYSIPYIWGATGIGVNTADIELSSVTSWTDLWDPKWEGQLLLTDDAREIFHMALKIQGHSANTQDEAELAQAYELLKKLMPNVLVFNSDTPANPYIAGEVEFGMIWNGSTYMAQQEDSDITMVYPKEGAVFWMDSLAIPKNAKNVDAVHKLIDFLLRPEVAAEVALEIGYPTPNKEAKKLLPKSFTENKIVFPDAETIANGEFHSDVGDANIIYERYYEKLKAQNL, via the coding sequence ATGTTTAAATCAACAATGAAGTGTATCGCAACTGCGTTACTTTTTAGTAGCTCAGCTTATGCTACAACAATTAATTTCTACAACTGGTCTGAATATATCCCACCAGGTTTGTTATCCCGTTTCACTGAAGAAACAGGTATTAAAGTTGTTTATTCAACATACGAATCAAATGAATCTATGTATGCGAAATTAAAAACATATGACAAAAATGGTTATGATCTTGTTGTTCCTTCAACTTACTTCATCAGTAAAATGACAAAAGAAGGTATGTTACAAGAAATTGATCATAAGAAATTAACTAACTACGCAAACTTAGATCCTTCATTGTTAAATAAAGAATACGATTTAGGCAACCGTTACAGCATCCCATACATTTGGGGCGCAACTGGTATCGGTGTTAACACTGCAGATATTGAATTGTCATCAGTTACAAGCTGGACAGACTTATGGGATCCTAAATGGGAAGGTCAGTTATTATTAACTGATGACGCACGTGAAATATTCCACATGGCGTTAAAAATTCAAGGTCACTCAGCAAATACTCAAGATGAAGCAGAATTAGCACAAGCTTATGAGCTACTAAAGAAATTGATGCCGAACGTACTTGTGTTTAACTCTGATACGCCTGCTAACCCTTATATTGCCGGTGAAGTTGAGTTTGGTATGATTTGGAATGGTAGTACGTACATGGCGCAACAAGAAGACAGCGATATTACAATGGTATATCCAAAAGAAGGTGCTGTGTTCTGGATGGATAGCCTAGCAATTCCGAAAAATGCGAAGAATGTAGATGCTGTTCATAAGTTAATTGATTTCTTATTACGCCCAGAAGTTGCTGCTGAAGTTGCGTTAGAGATTGGTTACCCGACTCCTAACAAAGAAGCTAAAAAGCTTCTACCTAAATCGTTTACAGAAAATAAGATTGTATTCCCAGATGCAGAAACAATTGCGAATGGTGAATTCCACTCAGATGTTGGTGATGCGAATATTATCTACGAGCGTTATTACGAGAAGTTAAAAGCTCAAAACCTGTAG
- the cobB gene encoding Sir2 family NAD+-dependent deacetylase: MFDTYDNIVILTGSGISAESGIETFRASDGLWAQHHIDDIATLDGYRKDPDLVYSFYNQRFNQLSAPSIQPNDAHIALAELQRDFSGSVTIVTQNIDNLHERGGANNIIHMHGELVKARCEKTLKLFPYKELSKSLKCPCCKKAGNLRPHIVWFNEMPLFMNDIYKALSNADLFIAIGTSGSVYPAADFVNEANRACAHTIEINLDSTHISENFREHRIGQATEEVRELVDELLSRDRQFF, translated from the coding sequence ATGTTTGACACCTATGACAACATAGTCATTCTCACTGGTTCTGGTATTTCTGCTGAATCAGGTATTGAAACATTCCGTGCAAGTGATGGTTTATGGGCTCAGCATCATATTGATGATATCGCGACCCTAGATGGTTATCGAAAAGACCCGGATTTAGTTTATAGCTTTTATAATCAAAGGTTTAATCAGTTATCTGCACCTAGCATCCAACCTAACGATGCACATATTGCTTTAGCTGAGTTACAAAGAGATTTTTCTGGTAGTGTCACGATTGTGACGCAGAATATTGATAACTTGCATGAACGCGGCGGTGCCAACAATATTATTCACATGCATGGCGAATTAGTGAAAGCACGCTGTGAGAAAACGCTGAAGTTATTTCCATACAAAGAATTAAGTAAATCTTTAAAATGCCCATGTTGTAAGAAAGCAGGGAACCTTAGACCACACATTGTTTGGTTTAATGAAATGCCATTGTTCATGAATGATATTTATAAAGCACTGAGCAATGCAGATTTGTTTATTGCGATCGGAACATCAGGTTCAGTATATCCTGCTGCAGATTTTGTAAATGAAGCAAACAGAGCATGTGCGCATACTATTGAGATAAACCTTGATTCGACACACATATCTGAAAACTTTAGAGAACATCGAATAGGTCAGGCGACCGAAGAGGTAAGAGAATTGGTTGATGAGCTACTTTCTAGAGATAGACAGTTCTTTTAA
- a CDS encoding phasin family protein, giving the protein MSKVITAAKQVWSAKDQITRNIWLAGLGAYDKGYQSASNTVNKSQSIFDELVERGRKLESDTTLTITTNKDKLASVGKSTTGAIQEKVQSAVTSFTHIDANTFDNIIDKIEQIEKALEDAKLDQSKPAAEVEVIQEIVDKVEATVTEKVATVAAEVTTTVETVAEVITEVAAKVAPVVKEVVAPVTASAAELVKEEVQSIESVKQNAKKVTKRVKKAAAKKKQ; this is encoded by the coding sequence ATGTCTAAAGTAATTACAGCAGCAAAACAAGTATGGTCTGCTAAAGATCAAATCACACGTAACATCTGGTTAGCAGGTTTAGGAGCTTATGATAAAGGTTATCAATCTGCATCAAATACAGTAAATAAAAGCCAATCTATTTTTGACGAGTTGGTTGAACGTGGTCGTAAATTAGAGTCGGACACAACACTGACTATCACTACGAATAAAGATAAATTAGCGTCTGTAGGTAAATCGACAACAGGTGCAATTCAAGAAAAAGTACAAAGTGCAGTAACATCTTTTACTCATATCGATGCGAATACATTTGATAACATCATTGATAAAATTGAGCAAATTGAAAAAGCACTTGAAGATGCTAAATTAGATCAGAGTAAACCAGCGGCAGAAGTTGAAGTAATTCAAGAAATCGTAGATAAAGTAGAAGCAACTGTTACTGAAAAAGTTGCTACTGTTGCTGCAGAAGTAACGACTACGGTTGAAACTGTTGCTGAAGTAATTACAGAAGTTGCTGCAAAAGTTGCTCCAGTAGTTAAAGAAGTAGTTGCTCCAGTGACTGCTAGCGCAGCAGAACTTGTTAAAGAAGAAGTTCAAAGCATTGAATCAGTAAAACAAAATGCAAAAAAAGTAACAAAACGTGTAAAAAAAGCGGCTGCTAAAAAAAAGCAATAA
- a CDS encoding threonine/serine exporter ThrE family protein: MHSQTYKLQINFIIKLGLALHRCGATSYRIENHLTNLAKFWNIEASFLVTPTAFTFIFSSNPDEQHTHIVRVKPAGNDLGKLARIDEIVEKVVDSQVCLDEAIELLIEAKQQPSFYGVKTEALGWCVTGGAFAMLLSDSSLDIISSFLLSFLVFILYKLSAHSPRLASIVEFFAPFISALIACFVASLDVHLNVPFVILSSVIIFIPGLAITVALSEIVNKDLVSGTSKLVDATMLLFKLYFGALLGITLGNLIWTIDPLMLDMSYSLPGWKNYIAVVALSTGLVVAFNVHKSDMIWGISAGLIAYVMSTFAAQYLGFTLGTFVGSFTVGLFSNVYAIIKNRPASIVLIQGIVLLVPGSRTYMDLNTYISGHEILNNINDSGFVFMIFVAILAGMILANAVLPAKKSL; the protein is encoded by the coding sequence ATGCATAGTCAGACATATAAACTTCAAATAAATTTTATTATCAAACTCGGCCTTGCTTTACATCGTTGTGGTGCAACAAGCTATCGCATTGAAAATCATTTAACTAATTTAGCTAAATTCTGGAATATTGAAGCTAGCTTTCTTGTAACGCCGACTGCATTTACCTTTATATTTTCAAGTAATCCTGACGAACAGCATACGCACATTGTTCGCGTTAAACCTGCAGGCAATGATTTAGGCAAGTTAGCTAGAATTGATGAGATTGTAGAAAAGGTCGTAGACTCGCAAGTATGTTTGGATGAAGCAATTGAGCTATTAATTGAAGCGAAACAACAACCTAGTTTTTACGGTGTTAAAACCGAAGCGCTTGGTTGGTGTGTGACTGGTGGTGCCTTTGCAATGCTACTATCAGATTCAAGTCTGGATATTATCAGTTCGTTCTTATTATCATTTCTTGTGTTTATCTTATATAAGCTATCTGCACACTCACCACGCTTAGCGTCGATTGTTGAGTTCTTTGCTCCTTTTATCTCTGCATTGATTGCTTGTTTTGTCGCCAGCTTAGATGTGCATCTAAATGTACCCTTTGTCATATTATCATCGGTCATTATCTTTATCCCCGGTTTGGCCATTACAGTCGCGTTAAGCGAAATTGTTAATAAAGATCTTGTTTCTGGTACATCAAAGCTCGTTGATGCCACTATGTTGTTGTTTAAATTGTATTTTGGTGCCCTACTTGGTATCACGTTAGGTAATCTAATCTGGACTATTGATCCACTTATGCTTGATATGAGCTACTCTTTACCGGGTTGGAAAAACTATATTGCAGTGGTTGCACTATCGACTGGCCTAGTTGTTGCTTTTAATGTACATAAATCAGATATGATTTGGGGTATTTCAGCTGGTCTTATTGCTTATGTGATGAGTACGTTTGCAGCGCAGTATCTTGGCTTCACGTTAGGCACGTTCGTTGGTTCTTTCACTGTTGGTCTGTTCAGTAATGTATATGCCATTATTAAAAATAGACCTGCATCTATTGTATTAATCCAAGGTATTGTATTACTTGTACCAGGTAGTCGAACGTACATGGATCTGAACACATACATTTCTGGACACGAAATATTGAACAACATTAATGACAGTGGTTTTGTATTTATGATCTTTGTTGCGATCCTTGCAGGTATGATCTTAGCTAACGCTGTATTACCTGCTAAAAAGAGTCTGTAA